One Megalopta genalis isolate 19385.01 chromosome 5, iyMegGena1_principal, whole genome shotgun sequence DNA window includes the following coding sequences:
- the mRpS22 gene encoding mitochondrial ribosomal protein S22 isoform X1 encodes MFTRSSLVLEKVYKQSTSIRRFCSTISEAEGDLKQFSCRLLLRFYCPDPRKIFFHWDVQLLLKTLTRADYEKVFQPRKDGKPLKNSIMKFLTTEQLMEYERRADKKAFTRLQMPPVVEAQEDTVKVIEEDPGLIGLTTAKHVFTDISFGISNKNRLIVVREPDGKLRHAFMNERSRMNQVYFPVYGKEIETPKMFFDPHLENLLEREEYIFILDRACIQFEPNDSEYHRVTKRVYEDVNLKRNFESLRSTRHFGPLAFHLAWEKKIDNLLVDVIHSQRIDEAVALIKLYHIFHPQALSAQSAPCEDDITMIKSYAKLESSMRRDIDHALLKYEKLEKEIQKFEAKKLKLQDSSVSTEEDHPDEPKQDQ; translated from the exons ATGTTCACACGATCGAGTTTAGTCTTGGAAAAAGTTTACAAACAATCTACTTCGATACGCCGCTTCTGTTCGACAATCTCCGAAGCAGAAGGTGACTTAAAACAATTTTCTTGCCGGTTGTTACTTCGATTTTACTGT CCGGACCCTAGGAAGATCTTTTTCCACTGGGACGTTCAGTTACTGTTGAAGACATTAACACGTGCCGATTATGAGAAGGTCTTCCAACCGCGCAAAGACGGAAAGCCATTGAAAAATTcaattatgaaatttttaacTACCGAACAACTGATGGAATACGAACGGAGAGCGGATAAAAAAGCATTTACACGACTGCAAATGCCGCCTGTGGTGGAAGCTCAGGAGGACACTGTTAAGGTGATCGAGGAAGACCCTGGACTAATAGGGCTAACCACTGCGAAACATGTGTTCACCGATATCAGTTTTGGGATTAGCAATAAAAACAGACTTATAGTTGTTCGAGAACCAGACGGCAAGTTACGACACGCGTTTATGAATGAAAGGAGTAGAATGAACCAGGTGTACTTCCCTGTGTACGGCAAGGAGATTGAGACACCTAAGATGTTTTTTGATCCACACCTTGAA aatttaCTGGAGAGGGAAGAGTACATATTCATTTTGGACCGTGCCTGCATACAGTTCGAGCCCAACGACTCCGAGTATCATAGAGTCACGAAGCGGGTTTACGAAGATGTAAACTTGAAGAGAAACTTCGAATCGTTGCGATCTACCAGGCATTTTGGTCCGCTAGCATTCCATTTGGCTTGGGAGAAGAAGATCGATAATTTGCTGGTCGATGTAATTCACAGCCAGAGGATAGACGAAGCTGTGGCGCTCATAAAGCTCTACCACATCTTTCATCCTCAAGCTCTATCCGCCCAATCCGCACCATGCGAGGACGATATAACGATGATCAAGTCCTATGCCAAGTTAGAATCGTCGATGAGACGCGATATAGACCACGCGTTGTTAAAGTACGAAAAactggaaaaggagatacagaAATTCGAAGcaaagaaattgaaattgcaaGATTCCTCGGTATCTACCGAGGAAGATCATCCGGATGAACCGAAACAAGATCAGTAA
- the mRpS22 gene encoding mitochondrial ribosomal protein S22 isoform X3, which translates to MKFLTTEQLMEYERRADKKAFTRLQMPPVVEAQEDTVKVIEEDPGLIGLTTAKHVFTDISFGISNKNRLIVVREPDGKLRHAFMNERSRMNQVYFPVYGKEIETPKMFFDPHLENLLEREEYIFILDRACIQFEPNDSEYHRVTKRVYEDVNLKRNFESLRSTRHFGPLAFHLAWEKKIDNLLVDVIHSQRIDEAVALIKLYHIFHPQALSAQSAPCEDDITMIKSYAKLESSMRRDIDHALLKYEKLEKEIQKFEAKKLKLQDSSVSTEEDHPDEPKQDQ; encoded by the exons atgaaatttttaacTACCGAACAACTGATGGAATACGAACGGAGAGCGGATAAAAAAGCATTTACACGACTGCAAATGCCGCCTGTGGTGGAAGCTCAGGAGGACACTGTTAAGGTGATCGAGGAAGACCCTGGACTAATAGGGCTAACCACTGCGAAACATGTGTTCACCGATATCAGTTTTGGGATTAGCAATAAAAACAGACTTATAGTTGTTCGAGAACCAGACGGCAAGTTACGACACGCGTTTATGAATGAAAGGAGTAGAATGAACCAGGTGTACTTCCCTGTGTACGGCAAGGAGATTGAGACACCTAAGATGTTTTTTGATCCACACCTTGAA aatttaCTGGAGAGGGAAGAGTACATATTCATTTTGGACCGTGCCTGCATACAGTTCGAGCCCAACGACTCCGAGTATCATAGAGTCACGAAGCGGGTTTACGAAGATGTAAACTTGAAGAGAAACTTCGAATCGTTGCGATCTACCAGGCATTTTGGTCCGCTAGCATTCCATTTGGCTTGGGAGAAGAAGATCGATAATTTGCTGGTCGATGTAATTCACAGCCAGAGGATAGACGAAGCTGTGGCGCTCATAAAGCTCTACCACATCTTTCATCCTCAAGCTCTATCCGCCCAATCCGCACCATGCGAGGACGATATAACGATGATCAAGTCCTATGCCAAGTTAGAATCGTCGATGAGACGCGATATAGACCACGCGTTGTTAAAGTACGAAAAactggaaaaggagatacagaAATTCGAAGcaaagaaattgaaattgcaaGATTCCTCGGTATCTACCGAGGAAGATCATCCGGATGAACCGAAACAAGATCAGTAA
- the mRpS22 gene encoding mitochondrial ribosomal protein S22 isoform X2, with the protein MFTRSSLVLEKVYKQSTSIRRFCSTISEAEAQPDPRKIFFHWDVQLLLKTLTRADYEKVFQPRKDGKPLKNSIMKFLTTEQLMEYERRADKKAFTRLQMPPVVEAQEDTVKVIEEDPGLIGLTTAKHVFTDISFGISNKNRLIVVREPDGKLRHAFMNERSRMNQVYFPVYGKEIETPKMFFDPHLENLLEREEYIFILDRACIQFEPNDSEYHRVTKRVYEDVNLKRNFESLRSTRHFGPLAFHLAWEKKIDNLLVDVIHSQRIDEAVALIKLYHIFHPQALSAQSAPCEDDITMIKSYAKLESSMRRDIDHALLKYEKLEKEIQKFEAKKLKLQDSSVSTEEDHPDEPKQDQ; encoded by the exons ATGTTCACACGATCGAGTTTAGTCTTGGAAAAAGTTTACAAACAATCTACTTCGATACGCCGCTTCTGTTCGACAATCTCCGAAGCAGAAG CGCAGCCGGACCCTAGGAAGATCTTTTTCCACTGGGACGTTCAGTTACTGTTGAAGACATTAACACGTGCCGATTATGAGAAGGTCTTCCAACCGCGCAAAGACGGAAAGCCATTGAAAAATTcaattatgaaatttttaacTACCGAACAACTGATGGAATACGAACGGAGAGCGGATAAAAAAGCATTTACACGACTGCAAATGCCGCCTGTGGTGGAAGCTCAGGAGGACACTGTTAAGGTGATCGAGGAAGACCCTGGACTAATAGGGCTAACCACTGCGAAACATGTGTTCACCGATATCAGTTTTGGGATTAGCAATAAAAACAGACTTATAGTTGTTCGAGAACCAGACGGCAAGTTACGACACGCGTTTATGAATGAAAGGAGTAGAATGAACCAGGTGTACTTCCCTGTGTACGGCAAGGAGATTGAGACACCTAAGATGTTTTTTGATCCACACCTTGAA aatttaCTGGAGAGGGAAGAGTACATATTCATTTTGGACCGTGCCTGCATACAGTTCGAGCCCAACGACTCCGAGTATCATAGAGTCACGAAGCGGGTTTACGAAGATGTAAACTTGAAGAGAAACTTCGAATCGTTGCGATCTACCAGGCATTTTGGTCCGCTAGCATTCCATTTGGCTTGGGAGAAGAAGATCGATAATTTGCTGGTCGATGTAATTCACAGCCAGAGGATAGACGAAGCTGTGGCGCTCATAAAGCTCTACCACATCTTTCATCCTCAAGCTCTATCCGCCCAATCCGCACCATGCGAGGACGATATAACGATGATCAAGTCCTATGCCAAGTTAGAATCGTCGATGAGACGCGATATAGACCACGCGTTGTTAAAGTACGAAAAactggaaaaggagatacagaAATTCGAAGcaaagaaattgaaattgcaaGATTCCTCGGTATCTACCGAGGAAGATCATCCGGATGAACCGAAACAAGATCAGTAA
- the LOC117220951 gene encoding nuclear RNA export factor 1, protein MQRTNLPIVPMQLDSSIAIKISMGGSMFQERTLMGRSDVWHKVRILKGTQYDKEIVLKAILNAIEPAELVPVKYQAIGEDTYFLARNCAHALDKLCKTNLIIKNPEGDPLILIVTLGFASIHDLKINLQPLLLAGLAKKYDPNKKSLDLEQFHKDPDMSKAIYCPLTQQRTFNHVMKLTKTAIATVEHLNLQKNELFNLIPMETCGLTSIKYLDLRHNNLYNMEVLTPLKNMPITKLWLDGNPLCENYSKPKQYIESAKKYCPYLVQLDGVYVKTSSLPLTYTRYLKNEERKELVSKFVNHFFNLYDQGDRTVLRGLYHKNAFYSMNSGIPGAVAHKKNLTQFTACRNLTKTADPNKKRQHLYYGPDNILGGLKRLPRSYHDRSSFICDLIFDDGMCLAISVGGLFKAIFKNNVSQVLAFNRTFVLLAGADNEYNILNDQYFVELPVKEVLPSSIDSKISYDDIVPTCFSSTEKKEIMNKFLEITTLNEEWAKTYLEECKWNLRQAIGNFMKDYKSSAVPTDAFSR, encoded by the coding sequence ATGCAGCGGACGAACTTGCCCATAGTGCCCATGCAGCTGGACTCGTCCATAGCGATTAAGATCAGCATGGGTGGATCGATGTTTCAAGAGAGGACTTTAATGGGCAGGTCCGACGTGTGGCACAAGGTCAGAATATTGAAGGGCACGCAATACGATAAGGAGATCGTGCTGAAGGCTATCTTGAACGCCATTGAGCCTGCAGAGTTGGTGCCTGTTAAGTACCAGGCCATCGGCGAGGACACGTACTTCCTGGCACGAAACTGTGCGCATGCACTGGACAAATTATGCAAGACCAACTTAATAATAAAGAATCCCGAAGGGGACCCCTTGATTTTAATAGTAACACTGGGTTTCGCGTCTATCCACGATCTAAAAATCAACCTGCAGCCGCTGCTCCTGGCAGGTCTGGCCAAGAAATACGATCCCAATAAAAAGAGCCTGGACTTGGAACAGTTTCACAAGGACCCGGACATGTCCAAGGCCATCTACTGCCCTCTGACCCAACAGAGAACGTTCAACCACGTGATGAAACTCACGAAAACCGCGATCGCGACGGTCGAGCATCTGAACCTCCAAAAGAACGAACTGTTCAACCTGATACCGATGGAAACTTGCGGTCTGACTTCCATCAAGTACCTGGACTTGAGGCACAACAATCTCTACAACATGGAGGTCCTAACCCCCCTGAAAAATATGCCTATAACGAAGCTATGGCTGGACGGGAACCCTCTTTGCGAGAACTATTCGAAACCTAAGCAATACATCGAGTCCGCTAAAAAGTATTGCCCGTATCTGGTCCAACTGGACGGGGTCTACGTGAAGACCAGCTCTCTGCCGCTAACCTACACGAGATACCTGAAGAATGAGGAGAGGAAAGAACTGGTCTCCAAATTCGTCAATCATTTCTTCAATCTGTACGATCAAGGCGACAGAACGGTCTTGAGAGGACTCTATCACAAGAACGCGTTTTACTCGATGAATTCGGGTATTCCCGGCGCGGTGGCGCACAAGAAGAACCTGACGCAGTTCACCGCCTGCAGAAACCTGACCAAAACAGCGGACCCGAACAAGAAGAGGCAACACCTGTACTATGGCCCGGACAATATTTTGGGCGGGCTGAAGAGGCTGCCGAGGTCCTACCACGACAGAAGCTCGTTCATCTGCGACCTGATCTTCGACGATGGAATGTGTCTCGCCATTTCCGTTGGAGGTCTCTTCAAGGCTATCTTCAAGAACAACGTCTCGCAAGTCCTGGCGTTCAACAGGACCTTCGTCCTGCTGGCCGGCGCCGATAACGAATACAACATTCTTAACGACCAGTATTTCGTGGAGCTCCCCGTCAAGGAAGTTCTCCCCTCCAGCATCGACTCCAAGATCTCGTACGACGACATCGTGCCAACGTGCTTCAGCAGCACCGAGAAGAaggaaataatgaacaaatttcTCGAGATCACGACGCTGAACGAAGAATGGGCCAAGACGTATTTGGAAGAGTGCAAGTGGAACCTGAGACAGGCCATCGGGAATTTTATGAAAGACTACAAATCCTCGGCCGTTCCCACCGACGCGTTCTCGAGATAG